The following proteins come from a genomic window of Alnus glutinosa chromosome 10, dhAlnGlut1.1, whole genome shotgun sequence:
- the LOC133879184 gene encoding UPF0481 protein At3g47200-like: MEKKDSDSIICIGKELDECEHLFAIINISSEQPPPKWPECCIYRVPKNLRKINEEAYTPKLISIGPFHHSGNEFKDMEKHKVRHFKDFLKRTRKSKEDLLEIVKVDKEKISHCYSEDCILGSDNHFVKMILLDAIFIIELFLKLEDEEEDYIQLNPWMSNGIVNDLILLENQVPFFILEKLYMFALNDSPSYNYGEEGDKQIVKQDAPSFLRLSCNFFKYYDKRKDSIIDNKEVKHFTDLLRYFFCSVPGLQMKPNKGDDLDSRICATKLEDAGLKFKVVGKNDRRLLLDIRFVMNPCLRNFPCFNLSWLLACLPCLKKTFPRLERMQPILEIPVIVIDDNTEVTFRNLIALEQCHYPFQPYICNYAELLDYLINSEKDVDLLVEKRIIDNCIGSNEAVAKLINKLCLEITVPQTCYSDLGKDINTYNENPWNRIMAGMKSKFFCDFWRGAATTFAIFVTLDQIWGLVRPFVINK; encoded by the coding sequence ATGGAAAAAAAGGATAGCGATTCCATAATTTGCATTGGAAAAGAACTTGATGAATGCGAGCACCTATTTGCCATAATTAACATTTCATCGGAGCAGCCCCCTCCGAAGTGGCCGGAATGTTGTATCTACAGGGTTCCCAAGAATCTACGCAAGATAAATGAAGAAGCCTACACCCCGAAGTTAATCTCAATCGGCCCCTTTCATCATAGTGGAAATGAATTCAAGGACATGGAAAAGCACAAAGTGAGACATTTTAAGGATTTCTTGAAACGAACCAGGAAGAGCAAGGAGGATCTTCTGGAGATCGTTAAAGTCGACAAAGAAAAAATCAGTCATTGCTATTCAGAAGACTGTATACTCGGAAGTGATaatcattttgtgaaaatgattctATTGGATGCCATCTTTATAATTGAGCTCTTCTTAAAgcttgaagatgaagaagaagattatatTCAACTTAACCCATGGATGTCCAATGGTATAGTAAATGACTTGATATTACTTGAGAATCAAGttcctttctttattcttgAGAAATTATATATGTTCGCCCTCAATGACTCTCCCAGTTACAACTATGGTGAAGAAGGTGACAAGCAAATTGTGAAACAGGATGCTCCCAGCTTTCTTAGGCTTTCCTGCAATTTCTTTAAATACTATGATAAGCGAAAAGACTCCATCATCGACAACAAGGAAGTAAAACATTTCACAGATTTGCTAAGATACTTTTTTTGTTCAGTACCAGGCCTGCAGATGAAACCTAACAAAGGTGATGATCTGGATAGTCGAATTTGTGCCACAAAGCTTGAGGACGCAGGATTGAAATTCAAAGTCGTAGGTAAAAATGATAGACGCTTACTGCTTGATATAAGATTTGTTATGAATCCGTGCTTGAGAAACTTTCCATGCTTCAATTTGTCATGGCTCTTGGCTTGTTTACCATGCTTGAAAAAGACGTTTCCGAGGTTGGAGCGTATGCAGCCTATCTTGGAAATCCCAGTCATTGTCATTGACGACAATACTGAAGTTACTTTCCGAAACCTCATCGCCCTGGAGCAGTGTCATTATCCATTTCAACCTTACATATGCAATTATGCAGAACTATTGGACTATCTAATCAACAGTGAAAAAGATGTGGATTTGCTCGTTGAGAAAAGGATCATTGATAACTGTATCGGTAGCAACGAAGCAGTGGCGAAACTAATTAACAAACTTTGCCTTGAGATTACGGTACCTCAAACCTGTTACTCCGATTTAGGTAAAGATATTAATACATACAATGAGAACCCTTGGAATCGCATCATGGCAGGCATGAAAAGCAagtttttttgtgatttttggagaGGCGCGGCAACAACATTTGCAATTTTTGTCACGCTTGACCAGATATGGGGTTTGGTTCGACCTTTTGTGATAAACAAATAA